One segment of Macrotis lagotis isolate mMagLag1 chromosome 1, bilby.v1.9.chrom.fasta, whole genome shotgun sequence DNA contains the following:
- the DBN1 gene encoding drebrin isoform X4, with protein sequence MLASTFPLAPLLLPGITASSPFSPRPGEQGWAWRGGALQPAESLSLSSLPPLPLPRALYTYEDDSDDLKLAASGGGGLQELSGHFENQKVMYGFCSVKDSQAALPKYVLINWVGEDVPDARKCACASHVAKVAEFFQGVDVIVNASSVEDIDAGAIGQRLSNGLARLSSPVLHRLRLREDENAEPVGTTYQKTDAAVEMKRLNREQFWEQAKREEELRKEEERKKALDERLKFEQERMEQERLEQEEREKRYREREQQIEEHRRKQQTLEAEEAKQRLKEQSIFGDHREEEEEAQMKKSESEVEEAAAIIAQRPDNPREFFKQQERVASASSCEMPTSFNHRPGSQMDSHRRAVVAAARSPSDSSSASTPVADQIERALDEVTSSQPQPLSREPIVESLLEKEPPGETAGPLEDLVFLETKEKEVGAADVAAPVASAESPEEIELAEPAGPPEPPTQGSLIDLWQSDGVAPPEPAEWELQADLRAPTPPQEGPGVIPEESELVAPPEPPPLGEGVPEPPVLPADNSANLLNFDELPEPPATFCDPEEGDREAPDMGGMEGSHPGSEQDVLVAETLPMDLEELEPEQEAHLLTNGETTQKEGTQASEGYFSQSQDEEFAQSEELSAKAPPPVFYNKPPEIDITCWDADPVPEEEEAFGGSV encoded by the exons ATGCTTGCCAGCACTTTCCCATTagcccccctcctcctcccaggAATCACTGCCTCCTCTCCATTTTCTCCTAGGCCTGGAGAACAGGGGTGGGCGTGGAGGGGAGGGGCGCTCCAGCCTGCCGAGTCATTGagcctttcctcccttccccccctccctctccccagggCTCTTTACACATATGAGGACGATTCAGATGACCTCAAGTTAGCAGCGTCAGGAG GGGGCGGCCTACAGGAGCTCTCTGGTCATTTTGAGAACCAGAAGGTGATGTACGGCTTTTGCAGTGTCAAGGACTCCCAGGCTGCACTTCCCAAATATGTTCTCATCAACTGG GTTGGTGAGGATGTGCCAGATGCCCGCAAGTGTGCCTGTGCCAGCCATGTGGCTAAGGTGGCTGAATTCTTTCAG ggtgtggatgTGATTGTCAATGCCAGCAGCGTGGAGGACATAGATGCTGGTGCCATTGGACAGCGACTTTCAAATGGCCTGGCTCGCCTGTCCAGCCCAGTGCTACACCGACTGCGACTTAGGGAAGATGAGAATGCTGAACCTGTG GGCACCACTTACCAGAAGACAGATGCTGCTGTGGAAATGAAACGGCTTAACCGGGAGCAGTTCTGGGAGCAGGCCAAG AGAGAAGAGGAGctaaggaaggaggaggagaggaagaaggccTTGGATGAAAGACTGAAGTTTGAGCAGGAGCGGATGGAGCAGGAGCGTCTAGAacaggaggagagggaaaagcGATATCGGGAGAGAGAGCAGCAGATTGAAGAACATAG GAGAAAACAGCAGACTTTGGAAGCTGAGGAAGCCAAACAGAGATTGAAGGAACAGTCGATCTTT GGGGACCATcgtgaggaggaggaagaggcgcAAATGAAGAAGTCTGAGTCAGAAGTGgag GAGGCAGCTGCCATCATTGCCCAGCGACCTGACAACCCGCGGGAATTCTTCAAGCAGCAAGAACGAGTGGCTTCTGCTAGCAGCTGTGAAATGCCCACCTCCTTCAACCACAGGCCAG GCAGCCAGATGGACAGCCACAGGAGGGCTGTAGTGGCAGCTGCCCGGAGCCCCTCGGACTCTAGCTCTGCCTCCACACCTGTGGCTGACCAGATCGAGCGGGCCCTAGATGAGGTGACATCCTCACAGCCACAACCTCTTTCCAGAG AACCCATTGTGGAGTCCTTGTTGGAGAAGGAGCCTCCAGGAGAGACAGCTGGGCCCCTGGAGGACTTGGTGTTTCTGGAAACCAAAGAGAAGGAGGTGGGGGCTGCAGATGTAGCAGCCCCAGTAGCTTCTGCTGAGAGTCCTGAGGAGATAGAGCTGGCTGAGCCTGCTGGCCCCCCTGAACCACCAACTCAGGGGAGCCTCATCGACTTGTGGCAGAGTGATGGGGTTGCGCCTCCAGAACCTGCAGAATGGGAACTGCAGGCCGATCTAAGAGCTCCAACTCCACCTCAGGAGGGACCTGGGGTCATACCAGAAGAGTCAGAATTGGTAGCTCCCCCAGAACCACCTCCACTGGGAGAAGGAGTCCCAGAACCCCCAGTACTGCCGGCTGACAACAGTGCCAACCTCCTGAACTTCGATGAGCTTCCCGAGCCTCCAGCTACCTTCTGTGACCCTGAAGAGGGTGACCGTGAAGCCCCTGATATGGGTGGAATGGAGGGGTCCCACCCTGGCTCTGAGCAAGATGTCCTAGTGGCTGAGACCCTGCCCATGGACTTGGAGGAGCTGGAACCAGAGCAGGAAGCCCACTTGCTAACCAATGGAGAAACCACCCAGAAGGAGGGGACACAG GCCAGTGAGGGATATTTCAGCCAATCACAGGATGAAGAATTTGCCCAGTCAGAAGAACTATCTGCTAAAGCTCCACCTCCTGTATTCTACAACAAACCCCCAG AGATTGACATTACCTGTTGGGATGCGGACCCTGTGCCTGAGGAAGAAGAGGCCTTTGGAGGCAGTGTCTAG
- the DBN1 gene encoding drebrin isoform X2 codes for MASVSFSGHRLALLAAYQEVIQEDCPADWALYTYEDDSDDLKLAASGGGGLQELSGHFENQKVMYGFCSVKDSQAALPKYVLINWVGEDVPDARKCACASHVAKVAEFFQGVDVIVNASSVEDIDAGAIGQRLSNGLARLSSPVLHRLRLREDENAEPVGTTYQKTDAAVEMKRLNREQFWEQAKREEELRKEEERKKALDERLKFEQERMEQERLEQEEREKRYREREQQIEEHRRKQQTLEAEEAKQRLKEQSIFGDHREEEEEAQMKKSESEVEEAAAIIAQRPDNPREFFKQQERVASASSCEMPTSFNHRPAGRPYCPFIKGPDSGPSSSSSSSSSPPRTPFPYITCHRTPNLSSSFPCSQMDSHRRAVVAAARSPSDSSSASTPVADQIERALDEVTSSQPQPLSREPIVESLLEKEPPGETAGPLEDLVFLETKEKEVGAADVAAPVASAESPEEIELAEPAGPPEPPTQGSLIDLWQSDGVAPPEPAEWELQADLRAPTPPQEGPGVIPEESELVAPPEPPPLGEGVPEPPVLPADNSANLLNFDELPEPPATFCDPEEGDREAPDMGGMEGSHPGSEQDVLVAETLPMDLEELEPEQEAHLLTNGETTQKEGTQASEGYFSQSQDEEFAQSEELSAKAPPPVFYNKPPEIDITCWDADPVPEEEEAFGGSV; via the exons ggCTCTTTACACATATGAGGACGATTCAGATGACCTCAAGTTAGCAGCGTCAGGAG GGGGCGGCCTACAGGAGCTCTCTGGTCATTTTGAGAACCAGAAGGTGATGTACGGCTTTTGCAGTGTCAAGGACTCCCAGGCTGCACTTCCCAAATATGTTCTCATCAACTGG GTTGGTGAGGATGTGCCAGATGCCCGCAAGTGTGCCTGTGCCAGCCATGTGGCTAAGGTGGCTGAATTCTTTCAG ggtgtggatgTGATTGTCAATGCCAGCAGCGTGGAGGACATAGATGCTGGTGCCATTGGACAGCGACTTTCAAATGGCCTGGCTCGCCTGTCCAGCCCAGTGCTACACCGACTGCGACTTAGGGAAGATGAGAATGCTGAACCTGTG GGCACCACTTACCAGAAGACAGATGCTGCTGTGGAAATGAAACGGCTTAACCGGGAGCAGTTCTGGGAGCAGGCCAAG AGAGAAGAGGAGctaaggaaggaggaggagaggaagaaggccTTGGATGAAAGACTGAAGTTTGAGCAGGAGCGGATGGAGCAGGAGCGTCTAGAacaggaggagagggaaaagcGATATCGGGAGAGAGAGCAGCAGATTGAAGAACATAG GAGAAAACAGCAGACTTTGGAAGCTGAGGAAGCCAAACAGAGATTGAAGGAACAGTCGATCTTT GGGGACCATcgtgaggaggaggaagaggcgcAAATGAAGAAGTCTGAGTCAGAAGTGgag GAGGCAGCTGCCATCATTGCCCAGCGACCTGACAACCCGCGGGAATTCTTCAAGCAGCAAGAACGAGTGGCTTCTGCTAGCAGCTGTGAAATGCCCACCTCCTTCAACCACAGGCCAG CAGGTCGTCCGTACTGTCCTTTCATAAAGGGACCGGACAGTGGGCcgtcttcctcttcctcctcttcctcttcccctcctcggACTCCCTTCCCCTATATCACCTGTCACCGCACCCcaaatctttcttcttccttcccat GCAGCCAGATGGACAGCCACAGGAGGGCTGTAGTGGCAGCTGCCCGGAGCCCCTCGGACTCTAGCTCTGCCTCCACACCTGTGGCTGACCAGATCGAGCGGGCCCTAGATGAGGTGACATCCTCACAGCCACAACCTCTTTCCAGAG AACCCATTGTGGAGTCCTTGTTGGAGAAGGAGCCTCCAGGAGAGACAGCTGGGCCCCTGGAGGACTTGGTGTTTCTGGAAACCAAAGAGAAGGAGGTGGGGGCTGCAGATGTAGCAGCCCCAGTAGCTTCTGCTGAGAGTCCTGAGGAGATAGAGCTGGCTGAGCCTGCTGGCCCCCCTGAACCACCAACTCAGGGGAGCCTCATCGACTTGTGGCAGAGTGATGGGGTTGCGCCTCCAGAACCTGCAGAATGGGAACTGCAGGCCGATCTAAGAGCTCCAACTCCACCTCAGGAGGGACCTGGGGTCATACCAGAAGAGTCAGAATTGGTAGCTCCCCCAGAACCACCTCCACTGGGAGAAGGAGTCCCAGAACCCCCAGTACTGCCGGCTGACAACAGTGCCAACCTCCTGAACTTCGATGAGCTTCCCGAGCCTCCAGCTACCTTCTGTGACCCTGAAGAGGGTGACCGTGAAGCCCCTGATATGGGTGGAATGGAGGGGTCCCACCCTGGCTCTGAGCAAGATGTCCTAGTGGCTGAGACCCTGCCCATGGACTTGGAGGAGCTGGAACCAGAGCAGGAAGCCCACTTGCTAACCAATGGAGAAACCACCCAGAAGGAGGGGACACAG GCCAGTGAGGGATATTTCAGCCAATCACAGGATGAAGAATTTGCCCAGTCAGAAGAACTATCTGCTAAAGCTCCACCTCCTGTATTCTACAACAAACCCCCAG AGATTGACATTACCTGTTGGGATGCGGACCCTGTGCCTGAGGAAGAAGAGGCCTTTGGAGGCAGTGTCTAG
- the DBN1 gene encoding drebrin isoform X5 — translation MASVSFSGHRLALLAAYQEVIQEDCPADWALYTYEDDSDDLKLAASGGGGLQELSGHFENQKVMYGFCSVKDSQAALPKYVLINWVGEDVPDARKCACASHVAKVAEFFQGVDVIVNASSVEDIDAGAIGQRLSNGLARLSSPVLHRLRLREDENAEPVGTTYQKTDAAVEMKRLNREQFWEQAKREEELRKEEERKKALDERLKFEQERMEQERLEQEEREKRYREREQQIEEHRRKQQTLEAEEAKQRLKEQSIFGDHREEEEEAQMKKSESEVEEAAAIIAQRPDNPREFFKQQERVASASSCEMPTSFNHRPGSQMDSHRRAVVAAARSPSDSSSASTPVADQIERALDEVTSSQPQPLSREPIVESLLEKEPPGETAGPLEDLVFLETKEKEVGAADVAAPVASAESPEEIELAEPAGPPEPPTQGSLIDLWQSDGVAPPEPAEWELQADLRAPTPPQEGPGVIPEESELVAPPEPPPLGEGVPEPPVLPADNSANLLNFDELPEPPATFCDPEEGDREAPDMGGMEGSHPGSEQDVLVAETLPMDLEELEPEQEAHLLTNGETTQKEGTQASEGYFSQSQDEEFAQSEELSAKAPPPVFYNKPPEIDITCWDADPVPEEEEAFGGSV, via the exons ggCTCTTTACACATATGAGGACGATTCAGATGACCTCAAGTTAGCAGCGTCAGGAG GGGGCGGCCTACAGGAGCTCTCTGGTCATTTTGAGAACCAGAAGGTGATGTACGGCTTTTGCAGTGTCAAGGACTCCCAGGCTGCACTTCCCAAATATGTTCTCATCAACTGG GTTGGTGAGGATGTGCCAGATGCCCGCAAGTGTGCCTGTGCCAGCCATGTGGCTAAGGTGGCTGAATTCTTTCAG ggtgtggatgTGATTGTCAATGCCAGCAGCGTGGAGGACATAGATGCTGGTGCCATTGGACAGCGACTTTCAAATGGCCTGGCTCGCCTGTCCAGCCCAGTGCTACACCGACTGCGACTTAGGGAAGATGAGAATGCTGAACCTGTG GGCACCACTTACCAGAAGACAGATGCTGCTGTGGAAATGAAACGGCTTAACCGGGAGCAGTTCTGGGAGCAGGCCAAG AGAGAAGAGGAGctaaggaaggaggaggagaggaagaaggccTTGGATGAAAGACTGAAGTTTGAGCAGGAGCGGATGGAGCAGGAGCGTCTAGAacaggaggagagggaaaagcGATATCGGGAGAGAGAGCAGCAGATTGAAGAACATAG GAGAAAACAGCAGACTTTGGAAGCTGAGGAAGCCAAACAGAGATTGAAGGAACAGTCGATCTTT GGGGACCATcgtgaggaggaggaagaggcgcAAATGAAGAAGTCTGAGTCAGAAGTGgag GAGGCAGCTGCCATCATTGCCCAGCGACCTGACAACCCGCGGGAATTCTTCAAGCAGCAAGAACGAGTGGCTTCTGCTAGCAGCTGTGAAATGCCCACCTCCTTCAACCACAGGCCAG GCAGCCAGATGGACAGCCACAGGAGGGCTGTAGTGGCAGCTGCCCGGAGCCCCTCGGACTCTAGCTCTGCCTCCACACCTGTGGCTGACCAGATCGAGCGGGCCCTAGATGAGGTGACATCCTCACAGCCACAACCTCTTTCCAGAG AACCCATTGTGGAGTCCTTGTTGGAGAAGGAGCCTCCAGGAGAGACAGCTGGGCCCCTGGAGGACTTGGTGTTTCTGGAAACCAAAGAGAAGGAGGTGGGGGCTGCAGATGTAGCAGCCCCAGTAGCTTCTGCTGAGAGTCCTGAGGAGATAGAGCTGGCTGAGCCTGCTGGCCCCCCTGAACCACCAACTCAGGGGAGCCTCATCGACTTGTGGCAGAGTGATGGGGTTGCGCCTCCAGAACCTGCAGAATGGGAACTGCAGGCCGATCTAAGAGCTCCAACTCCACCTCAGGAGGGACCTGGGGTCATACCAGAAGAGTCAGAATTGGTAGCTCCCCCAGAACCACCTCCACTGGGAGAAGGAGTCCCAGAACCCCCAGTACTGCCGGCTGACAACAGTGCCAACCTCCTGAACTTCGATGAGCTTCCCGAGCCTCCAGCTACCTTCTGTGACCCTGAAGAGGGTGACCGTGAAGCCCCTGATATGGGTGGAATGGAGGGGTCCCACCCTGGCTCTGAGCAAGATGTCCTAGTGGCTGAGACCCTGCCCATGGACTTGGAGGAGCTGGAACCAGAGCAGGAAGCCCACTTGCTAACCAATGGAGAAACCACCCAGAAGGAGGGGACACAG GCCAGTGAGGGATATTTCAGCCAATCACAGGATGAAGAATTTGCCCAGTCAGAAGAACTATCTGCTAAAGCTCCACCTCCTGTATTCTACAACAAACCCCCAG AGATTGACATTACCTGTTGGGATGCGGACCCTGTGCCTGAGGAAGAAGAGGCCTTTGGAGGCAGTGTCTAG
- the DBN1 gene encoding drebrin isoform X6, with amino-acid sequence MYGFCSVKDSQAALPKYVLINWVGEDVPDARKCACASHVAKVAEFFQGVDVIVNASSVEDIDAGAIGQRLSNGLARLSSPVLHRLRLREDENAEPVGTTYQKTDAAVEMKRLNREQFWEQAKREEELRKEEERKKALDERLKFEQERMEQERLEQEEREKRYREREQQIEEHRRKQQTLEAEEAKQRLKEQSIFGDHREEEEEAQMKKSESEVEEAAAIIAQRPDNPREFFKQQERVASASSCEMPTSFNHRPAGRPYCPFIKGPDSGPSSSSSSSSSPPRTPFPYITCHRTPNLSSSFPCSQMDSHRRAVVAAARSPSDSSSASTPVADQIERALDEVTSSQPQPLSREPIVESLLEKEPPGETAGPLEDLVFLETKEKEVGAADVAAPVASAESPEEIELAEPAGPPEPPTQGSLIDLWQSDGVAPPEPAEWELQADLRAPTPPQEGPGVIPEESELVAPPEPPPLGEGVPEPPVLPADNSANLLNFDELPEPPATFCDPEEGDREAPDMGGMEGSHPGSEQDVLVAETLPMDLEELEPEQEAHLLTNGETTQKEGTQASEGYFSQSQDEEFAQSEELSAKAPPPVFYNKPPEIDITCWDADPVPEEEEAFGGSV; translated from the exons ATGTACGGCTTTTGCAGTGTCAAGGACTCCCAGGCTGCACTTCCCAAATATGTTCTCATCAACTGG GTTGGTGAGGATGTGCCAGATGCCCGCAAGTGTGCCTGTGCCAGCCATGTGGCTAAGGTGGCTGAATTCTTTCAG ggtgtggatgTGATTGTCAATGCCAGCAGCGTGGAGGACATAGATGCTGGTGCCATTGGACAGCGACTTTCAAATGGCCTGGCTCGCCTGTCCAGCCCAGTGCTACACCGACTGCGACTTAGGGAAGATGAGAATGCTGAACCTGTG GGCACCACTTACCAGAAGACAGATGCTGCTGTGGAAATGAAACGGCTTAACCGGGAGCAGTTCTGGGAGCAGGCCAAG AGAGAAGAGGAGctaaggaaggaggaggagaggaagaaggccTTGGATGAAAGACTGAAGTTTGAGCAGGAGCGGATGGAGCAGGAGCGTCTAGAacaggaggagagggaaaagcGATATCGGGAGAGAGAGCAGCAGATTGAAGAACATAG GAGAAAACAGCAGACTTTGGAAGCTGAGGAAGCCAAACAGAGATTGAAGGAACAGTCGATCTTT GGGGACCATcgtgaggaggaggaagaggcgcAAATGAAGAAGTCTGAGTCAGAAGTGgag GAGGCAGCTGCCATCATTGCCCAGCGACCTGACAACCCGCGGGAATTCTTCAAGCAGCAAGAACGAGTGGCTTCTGCTAGCAGCTGTGAAATGCCCACCTCCTTCAACCACAGGCCAG CAGGTCGTCCGTACTGTCCTTTCATAAAGGGACCGGACAGTGGGCcgtcttcctcttcctcctcttcctcttcccctcctcggACTCCCTTCCCCTATATCACCTGTCACCGCACCCcaaatctttcttcttccttcccat GCAGCCAGATGGACAGCCACAGGAGGGCTGTAGTGGCAGCTGCCCGGAGCCCCTCGGACTCTAGCTCTGCCTCCACACCTGTGGCTGACCAGATCGAGCGGGCCCTAGATGAGGTGACATCCTCACAGCCACAACCTCTTTCCAGAG AACCCATTGTGGAGTCCTTGTTGGAGAAGGAGCCTCCAGGAGAGACAGCTGGGCCCCTGGAGGACTTGGTGTTTCTGGAAACCAAAGAGAAGGAGGTGGGGGCTGCAGATGTAGCAGCCCCAGTAGCTTCTGCTGAGAGTCCTGAGGAGATAGAGCTGGCTGAGCCTGCTGGCCCCCCTGAACCACCAACTCAGGGGAGCCTCATCGACTTGTGGCAGAGTGATGGGGTTGCGCCTCCAGAACCTGCAGAATGGGAACTGCAGGCCGATCTAAGAGCTCCAACTCCACCTCAGGAGGGACCTGGGGTCATACCAGAAGAGTCAGAATTGGTAGCTCCCCCAGAACCACCTCCACTGGGAGAAGGAGTCCCAGAACCCCCAGTACTGCCGGCTGACAACAGTGCCAACCTCCTGAACTTCGATGAGCTTCCCGAGCCTCCAGCTACCTTCTGTGACCCTGAAGAGGGTGACCGTGAAGCCCCTGATATGGGTGGAATGGAGGGGTCCCACCCTGGCTCTGAGCAAGATGTCCTAGTGGCTGAGACCCTGCCCATGGACTTGGAGGAGCTGGAACCAGAGCAGGAAGCCCACTTGCTAACCAATGGAGAAACCACCCAGAAGGAGGGGACACAG GCCAGTGAGGGATATTTCAGCCAATCACAGGATGAAGAATTTGCCCAGTCAGAAGAACTATCTGCTAAAGCTCCACCTCCTGTATTCTACAACAAACCCCCAG AGATTGACATTACCTGTTGGGATGCGGACCCTGTGCCTGAGGAAGAAGAGGCCTTTGGAGGCAGTGTCTAG
- the DBN1 gene encoding drebrin isoform X3 produces MLAHSQGLLWALYTYEDDSDDLKLAASGGGGLQELSGHFENQKVMYGFCSVKDSQAALPKYVLINWVGEDVPDARKCACASHVAKVAEFFQGVDVIVNASSVEDIDAGAIGQRLSNGLARLSSPVLHRLRLREDENAEPVGTTYQKTDAAVEMKRLNREQFWEQAKREEELRKEEERKKALDERLKFEQERMEQERLEQEEREKRYREREQQIEEHRRKQQTLEAEEAKQRLKEQSIFGDHREEEEEAQMKKSESEVEEAAAIIAQRPDNPREFFKQQERVASASSCEMPTSFNHRPAGRPYCPFIKGPDSGPSSSSSSSSSPPRTPFPYITCHRTPNLSSSFPCSQMDSHRRAVVAAARSPSDSSSASTPVADQIERALDEVTSSQPQPLSREPIVESLLEKEPPGETAGPLEDLVFLETKEKEVGAADVAAPVASAESPEEIELAEPAGPPEPPTQGSLIDLWQSDGVAPPEPAEWELQADLRAPTPPQEGPGVIPEESELVAPPEPPPLGEGVPEPPVLPADNSANLLNFDELPEPPATFCDPEEGDREAPDMGGMEGSHPGSEQDVLVAETLPMDLEELEPEQEAHLLTNGETTQKEGTQASEGYFSQSQDEEFAQSEELSAKAPPPVFYNKPPEIDITCWDADPVPEEEEAFGGSV; encoded by the exons ATGCTGGCTCATTCTCAGGGACTACTCTG ggCTCTTTACACATATGAGGACGATTCAGATGACCTCAAGTTAGCAGCGTCAGGAG GGGGCGGCCTACAGGAGCTCTCTGGTCATTTTGAGAACCAGAAGGTGATGTACGGCTTTTGCAGTGTCAAGGACTCCCAGGCTGCACTTCCCAAATATGTTCTCATCAACTGG GTTGGTGAGGATGTGCCAGATGCCCGCAAGTGTGCCTGTGCCAGCCATGTGGCTAAGGTGGCTGAATTCTTTCAG ggtgtggatgTGATTGTCAATGCCAGCAGCGTGGAGGACATAGATGCTGGTGCCATTGGACAGCGACTTTCAAATGGCCTGGCTCGCCTGTCCAGCCCAGTGCTACACCGACTGCGACTTAGGGAAGATGAGAATGCTGAACCTGTG GGCACCACTTACCAGAAGACAGATGCTGCTGTGGAAATGAAACGGCTTAACCGGGAGCAGTTCTGGGAGCAGGCCAAG AGAGAAGAGGAGctaaggaaggaggaggagaggaagaaggccTTGGATGAAAGACTGAAGTTTGAGCAGGAGCGGATGGAGCAGGAGCGTCTAGAacaggaggagagggaaaagcGATATCGGGAGAGAGAGCAGCAGATTGAAGAACATAG GAGAAAACAGCAGACTTTGGAAGCTGAGGAAGCCAAACAGAGATTGAAGGAACAGTCGATCTTT GGGGACCATcgtgaggaggaggaagaggcgcAAATGAAGAAGTCTGAGTCAGAAGTGgag GAGGCAGCTGCCATCATTGCCCAGCGACCTGACAACCCGCGGGAATTCTTCAAGCAGCAAGAACGAGTGGCTTCTGCTAGCAGCTGTGAAATGCCCACCTCCTTCAACCACAGGCCAG CAGGTCGTCCGTACTGTCCTTTCATAAAGGGACCGGACAGTGGGCcgtcttcctcttcctcctcttcctcttcccctcctcggACTCCCTTCCCCTATATCACCTGTCACCGCACCCcaaatctttcttcttccttcccat GCAGCCAGATGGACAGCCACAGGAGGGCTGTAGTGGCAGCTGCCCGGAGCCCCTCGGACTCTAGCTCTGCCTCCACACCTGTGGCTGACCAGATCGAGCGGGCCCTAGATGAGGTGACATCCTCACAGCCACAACCTCTTTCCAGAG AACCCATTGTGGAGTCCTTGTTGGAGAAGGAGCCTCCAGGAGAGACAGCTGGGCCCCTGGAGGACTTGGTGTTTCTGGAAACCAAAGAGAAGGAGGTGGGGGCTGCAGATGTAGCAGCCCCAGTAGCTTCTGCTGAGAGTCCTGAGGAGATAGAGCTGGCTGAGCCTGCTGGCCCCCCTGAACCACCAACTCAGGGGAGCCTCATCGACTTGTGGCAGAGTGATGGGGTTGCGCCTCCAGAACCTGCAGAATGGGAACTGCAGGCCGATCTAAGAGCTCCAACTCCACCTCAGGAGGGACCTGGGGTCATACCAGAAGAGTCAGAATTGGTAGCTCCCCCAGAACCACCTCCACTGGGAGAAGGAGTCCCAGAACCCCCAGTACTGCCGGCTGACAACAGTGCCAACCTCCTGAACTTCGATGAGCTTCCCGAGCCTCCAGCTACCTTCTGTGACCCTGAAGAGGGTGACCGTGAAGCCCCTGATATGGGTGGAATGGAGGGGTCCCACCCTGGCTCTGAGCAAGATGTCCTAGTGGCTGAGACCCTGCCCATGGACTTGGAGGAGCTGGAACCAGAGCAGGAAGCCCACTTGCTAACCAATGGAGAAACCACCCAGAAGGAGGGGACACAG GCCAGTGAGGGATATTTCAGCCAATCACAGGATGAAGAATTTGCCCAGTCAGAAGAACTATCTGCTAAAGCTCCACCTCCTGTATTCTACAACAAACCCCCAG AGATTGACATTACCTGTTGGGATGCGGACCCTGTGCCTGAGGAAGAAGAGGCCTTTGGAGGCAGTGTCTAG